One segment of Caldalkalibacillus thermarum DNA contains the following:
- a CDS encoding YlaH-like family protein encodes MIANYIYQLTDPPLAFFLLYLVIVILMAIAYKLGFARKLPVLKQAIVYLVLAVGCLILAFMGYVIPIADILVITVIVLAIVRYRMTRYND; translated from the coding sequence ATGATTGCCAATTATATTTACCAATTGACGGACCCGCCTTTGGCCTTTTTTCTGCTGTATTTAGTGATTGTGATCCTGATGGCCATTGCTTATAAGCTGGGGTTTGCCCGCAAGCTGCCTGTCTTGAAACAGGCCATCGTCTACCTGGTCTTGGCCGTGGGCTGTCTTATTTTGGCTTTTATGGGCTATGTGATTCCCATTGCCGATATTTTGGTTATCACGGTGATTGTTTTGGCCATTGTCCGCTATAGAATGACGCGGTACAACGACTGA
- a CDS encoding PhoH family protein, protein MKKIYVLDTNVLLQDPRAIYMFKDNEIVIPAVALEELDSKKRNMDEIGRNARYVSRLIDQYRTKGKLHDGVPLSNGGILRVELNHKSFVRLQDIFIEVTNDNRILAVALNLQEDENKRPHPRPVVLVSKDALMRVKADALGLQAEDFLSDRVIQYSKSYSGCMELKVSKAIIDQYFTLGRLSISVLKQTSAARGKSFFPHQFLILKDELGSPASALGKISADVTHLELLQYQDEAIWGVKARNVQQRMALELLMRDDIPLVTLTGKAGTGKTLLSIAAGLSKTEDERRYQKLLVARPIVPMGKDIGYLPGEKEEKLKPWMQPIYDNLEYLFHTNKPGDLDRILAGMGSIEVEALTYIRGRSIPEQFIIIDEAQNLTKHEVKTIVTRVGEGSKLVLMGDPEQIDHPYLDEESNGLTYLVEKFKDQPLSGHIRLEKGERSPLAQLAAQVL, encoded by the coding sequence TTGAAAAAAATATATGTTCTGGATACCAATGTTCTTTTGCAGGATCCGCGAGCAATCTACATGTTTAAAGATAATGAAATTGTAATCCCTGCCGTGGCTCTGGAAGAGCTGGACAGCAAAAAACGGAACATGGATGAAATTGGGCGCAATGCCCGATATGTCTCCAGACTGATTGACCAGTATCGAACGAAGGGGAAATTGCATGATGGGGTCCCTCTTTCAAATGGAGGGATTCTCAGAGTGGAACTGAATCATAAATCATTTGTAAGACTCCAAGATATTTTTATTGAAGTGACAAATGACAACCGCATCCTTGCTGTGGCCTTGAATTTGCAAGAAGATGAGAATAAGCGGCCACATCCGCGGCCCGTGGTTTTGGTCAGTAAAGATGCTTTGATGAGGGTGAAAGCAGATGCCCTCGGGCTGCAGGCTGAGGATTTTTTGTCCGACCGAGTCATTCAATACTCCAAATCTTACAGTGGTTGCATGGAGCTGAAAGTGAGTAAAGCTATAATTGACCAGTATTTCACTCTTGGACGCCTGAGCATTTCGGTCTTAAAGCAAACCTCTGCGGCACGAGGCAAATCTTTTTTTCCCCATCAATTTTTGATTCTTAAGGATGAACTGGGCAGCCCGGCTTCGGCCCTGGGCAAAATAAGTGCTGATGTCACCCACCTGGAACTGCTTCAGTATCAGGATGAAGCCATATGGGGGGTCAAAGCCCGCAATGTGCAGCAACGCATGGCCCTGGAGCTTTTAATGCGGGATGATATTCCCTTAGTGACCTTGACGGGAAAAGCCGGGACAGGCAAAACGTTACTCTCCATAGCAGCTGGGTTGTCTAAAACAGAGGATGAACGACGGTATCAAAAGCTGCTTGTGGCCCGTCCCATTGTGCCAATGGGTAAGGATATCGGCTATTTGCCTGGAGAAAAGGAGGAAAAACTGAAGCCCTGGATGCAGCCCATTTATGATAACCTTGAATATTTGTTTCATACCAATAAACCGGGGGATCTGGACCGTATTTTGGCTGGTATGGGAAGCATTGAGGTTGAGGCCCTGACTTATATCAGAGGGCGCAGCATCCCCGAGCAATTTATCATTATTGATGAAGCTCAAAACTTAACCAAACACGAGGTTAAAACGATTGTAACCAGGGTGGGGGAAGGGAGCAAACTTGTGCTAATGGGGGATCCTGAACAAATTGACCATCCTTATTTAGATGAAGAAAGCAATGGGTTAACCTATCTGGTGGAAAAATTTAAAGACCAGCCTTTAAGCGGCCATATCCGTCTGGAAAAAGGTGAGCGTTCCCCTCTGGCCCAACTTGCTGCCCAAGTTCTTTAA
- a CDS encoding DUF5325 family protein: MKMRQTLFVLIACTAVALFVLTGILIAERRLISALLALLTSMVVIGSGFIIKKRWSQ, translated from the coding sequence ATGAAAATGCGGCAGACCCTGTTTGTGCTTATTGCTTGTACAGCGGTGGCCCTGTTTGTGCTGACCGGTATTTTGATCGCTGAACGGCGACTCATCTCTGCTTTGTTGGCCTTGCTTACTTCCATGGTCGTGATCGGCAGCGGCTTTATCATTAAAAAACGCTGGTCACAGTGA
- a CDS encoding inositol monophosphatase family protein codes for MATESLLEMYNQTKAWVLEAGQRLRESMDTDPRIEYKTSVRDLVTEKDREIESFFVSRIRHAYPDHDILGEEGIHEKGLNDPQQGWVWIIDPIDGTTNFVHQKQNFCISVALYEKGEPRLGFIYDPMAGELFHAIAGQGAFLNDQRLAPLTETKVEEAVIGINSLWLTPNKHFDFKPLQALVRDVRGTRSVGAAALEMAYVACGRLDAYLTLRLSPWDFAAGLAIVREVGAVTSTVHNQPVQVFEKSSVLVARPGLHQAIIDRYLHSPSARR; via the coding sequence TTGGCAACAGAATCGCTGCTAGAAATGTATAACCAAACCAAAGCATGGGTTTTAGAAGCGGGTCAACGTCTGCGGGAGAGTATGGATACAGACCCCCGTATCGAATACAAAACATCCGTGCGTGACCTGGTCACGGAAAAGGACAGGGAAATTGAATCGTTTTTTGTTTCCCGGATCAGGCATGCTTACCCTGATCATGACATCCTGGGAGAAGAGGGAATCCATGAAAAGGGCTTGAACGATCCCCAACAGGGCTGGGTGTGGATTATCGATCCCATCGACGGGACTACCAACTTCGTCCACCAAAAACAAAACTTTTGCATTTCAGTGGCCCTGTATGAAAAAGGTGAACCCCGGCTCGGCTTTATCTATGATCCCATGGCCGGTGAGTTGTTTCATGCCATCGCCGGTCAAGGCGCTTTTTTAAATGACCAACGACTGGCGCCATTGACGGAGACTAAAGTGGAAGAGGCCGTGATTGGCATCAACAGTTTGTGGCTAACGCCTAATAAACACTTTGATTTTAAACCTTTGCAAGCGTTGGTCCGTGATGTGCGGGGCACCCGTTCAGTGGGAGCGGCTGCCCTGGAGATGGCCTATGTGGCCTGCGGGCGGCTGGATGCCTATCTTACCTTGCGCCTTTCTCCCTGGGATTTTGCTGCGGGCCTGGCCATTGTCCGGGAAGTGGGGGCGGTGACAAGTACGGTACACAATCAGCCCGTTCAGGTTTTTGAAAAATCTTCTGTATTGGTTGCCCGTCCTGGCTTGCATCAGGCGATCATTGACCGATACTTACACTCCCCATCTGCCCGCAGGTAA
- a CDS encoding NUDIX hydrolase, translating into MASFYEKTVHTTPIFQGRIISLQVERVELPNGKTSTREVVKHPGAVAVMPFTNDGRMVVVRQFRKPLEKEIFEIPAGKLEKGEDPALCALRELEEETGYSAQNLQLVTSFYTSPGFADELLYIFEATDLKQGSVRPDADEFVEMRLISLEEGLKLMETREIHDAKTVFALMYWQNKRLKARLGE; encoded by the coding sequence ATGGCATCATTTTATGAAAAAACCGTACATACCACCCCTATTTTCCAAGGCAGAATCATTTCATTACAAGTCGAACGAGTGGAGCTGCCCAATGGAAAGACCAGTACCCGGGAAGTGGTCAAACACCCTGGAGCCGTGGCTGTTATGCCTTTTACCAACGACGGAAGAATGGTAGTGGTCAGACAGTTCCGCAAACCCCTTGAAAAGGAGATTTTTGAGATCCCGGCTGGCAAACTGGAAAAAGGTGAAGATCCTGCTCTGTGTGCGTTAAGGGAATTGGAAGAGGAGACAGGTTATTCAGCCCAGAACTTGCAATTGGTCACCTCTTTTTATACCTCCCCAGGCTTTGCTGATGAGTTGTTGTACATTTTTGAGGCGACTGATCTGAAACAAGGAAGCGTCCGCCCCGATGCGGATGAATTTGTGGAGATGCGGCTGATCAGTTTGGAGGAAGGGTTAAAGCTGATGGAAACCAGAGAGATTCACGATGCCAAAACCGTTTTTGCCCTGATGTACTGGCAAAATAAACGATTGAAAGCCAGGTTGGGTGAGTAA
- a CDS encoding YlaI family protein translates to MIVSCVLCDKKVKLDANSYEGKRLINHPLATYMCEECKERIAQKTEKRRREGKLRPSLYHKENDGWS, encoded by the coding sequence ATGATTGTTTCTTGCGTTCTGTGTGATAAAAAGGTTAAACTTGACGCCAATTCCTATGAAGGAAAACGGCTGATTAACCATCCTTTGGCAACCTATATGTGTGAAGAGTGCAAAGAACGTATCGCCCAAAAGACGGAAAAAAGACGGCGGGAGGGGAAACTTCGCCCAAGCTTATACCATAAAGAAAATGATGGTTGGTCATAA
- the fur gene encoding ferric iron uptake transcriptional regulator: MEDRIERIKQHLHAHNYKLTPQREATVRVLLEHQDDHLSAEDVYLLVKEKAPEIGLATVYRTLELLNDLNIIHKLNFGDGVARYEFRAEGAERHHHHLICVQCGAVDEIMEDLLKNVEHKVEKDFNFKILDHRLIFHGICHRCQEQEDNQPLPEAKQAETNTNR, translated from the coding sequence GTGGAAGATCGTATTGAGCGCATTAAGCAGCACTTGCACGCCCATAATTATAAACTGACGCCTCAACGGGAGGCGACGGTCCGCGTTCTACTTGAACATCAAGATGATCATCTCAGTGCAGAAGATGTGTATCTATTAGTCAAAGAAAAAGCCCCGGAGATTGGCTTGGCCACTGTGTACCGCACTTTAGAGCTGTTGAATGATCTGAACATCATCCATAAATTAAATTTCGGCGATGGTGTGGCCCGCTACGAATTCCGGGCAGAAGGGGCGGAGCGTCATCACCATCATTTAATTTGTGTTCAGTGCGGGGCTGTGGATGAAATTATGGAAGATCTTCTCAAAAATGTAGAACATAAGGTGGAAAAAGATTTTAACTTTAAAATTCTTGATCATCGCTTGATCTTCCATGGTATATGCCACCGCTGTCAGGAACAAGAGGACAATCAACCGCTCCCAGAGGCAAAACAAGCTGAAACCAACACAAACCGTTAA
- a CDS encoding pyridoxamine 5'-phosphate oxidase family protein has product MAEKVWQSLTDELFSLLQKERFVTLATIDHETGVPNVSAISWVYAPSKSEVRIAVASRSRIVENIKANPSAVLNLIGAGSCYSIAGEAKVAVEKMDGVSIKLSRIDLAVKEVRDVMFYGARISVDPEYEKTYDKEAADKLDRQVLEALKA; this is encoded by the coding sequence ATGGCTGAAAAAGTTTGGCAATCCCTGACGGACGAGCTGTTTTCTTTATTGCAGAAGGAGCGTTTTGTCACACTCGCCACGATAGACCATGAAACAGGGGTTCCCAACGTTAGTGCGATCTCGTGGGTTTATGCCCCATCCAAATCGGAAGTGCGCATCGCGGTGGCCAGCCGCTCCCGGATTGTGGAAAACATTAAGGCTAACCCGTCGGCTGTGCTCAATTTGATCGGGGCAGGTTCCTGTTATTCTATTGCAGGAGAGGCGAAAGTGGCCGTTGAAAAAATGGACGGTGTTTCCATTAAATTATCACGCATCGATTTAGCGGTGAAGGAAGTGCGCGATGTGATGTTTTACGGTGCCCGCATTTCCGTGGATCCGGAATATGAAAAAACCTATGATAAGGAAGCGGCAGATAAACTGGACCGACAAGTCCTGGAAGCCCTTAAGGCTTAA
- a CDS encoding YktB family protein: MRFEGFSQQDFETFHIDGLDERMAAIRERIQPKFRIIGETLAADLTALAGNDMFLHIAKHARRTKNPPDSTWLAICHDNRGYKKHPHFQVGLFDDHVFIWLAYIYELPNKKAVAQTFLDNIETIRAKVPDDYVVSLDHTKKDAETLKVLDLQHALERFRDVKKAEFLIGRHVAANDPVLRDGDAFLNLANDTFKTVFPIYKLSFV; this comes from the coding sequence ATGCGCTTTGAAGGATTTAGCCAGCAGGACTTTGAAACATTCCATATTGATGGACTTGATGAACGCATGGCAGCCATCCGGGAACGGATTCAACCTAAATTTAGAATCATTGGTGAAACATTGGCCGCCGATCTGACTGCACTGGCAGGCAACGACATGTTTCTACATATTGCTAAACATGCCCGCCGCACGAAGAATCCGCCCGATTCTACCTGGCTGGCCATTTGCCATGATAACAGGGGATATAAGAAGCACCCCCACTTTCAAGTAGGGCTGTTTGATGACCATGTGTTCATCTGGTTAGCCTATATTTATGAATTGCCAAACAAAAAGGCGGTTGCCCAAACATTTCTAGACAATATTGAAACCATCCGAGCCAAGGTTCCGGACGATTATGTGGTCTCACTAGATCACACGAAGAAGGATGCCGAAACATTGAAAGTCTTGGATTTACAGCATGCGTTGGAACGCTTCCGGGATGTCAAAAAAGCTGAATTTCTCATAGGCCGCCATGTTGCTGCCAATGATCCTGTTTTACGAGACGGCGACGCTTTTTTAAACTTAGCCAACGACACGTTTAAAACCGTATTTCCCATTTATAAACTGTCCTTTGTCTAA
- the spoIIM gene encoding stage II sporulation protein M, with product MKQKIGQVIWNHVQEHSALYLFITVLFVMGIIFGTLTVQSLGYAQQHELYTYFQQFLEQFAKENFVDPGYAFYQNFIHYVKYVGIIWVLGLSIIGLPVILIMVFLKGVFVGFTVGFLVHQMGLKGFLLSFVSVIPQNMVVVPLILMMSVISISFSLKLMAHLFRQNRVNRELSLAKYVSVMALAAVILVAVALFQTYFSPLLMRGLL from the coding sequence ATGAAGCAAAAAATTGGACAAGTGATATGGAATCATGTGCAAGAACACTCCGCATTATATCTGTTTATCACTGTTCTGTTTGTGATGGGTATCATCTTCGGAACACTGACTGTTCAAAGTTTGGGTTATGCCCAGCAGCATGAATTGTATACGTATTTCCAACAGTTTTTAGAGCAGTTTGCTAAAGAAAATTTTGTGGATCCCGGTTATGCGTTTTATCAGAATTTCATCCATTACGTGAAATACGTAGGCATTATCTGGGTCTTGGGCTTATCCATTATCGGTTTGCCTGTCATTTTAATCATGGTTTTTTTAAAAGGCGTTTTTGTTGGTTTTACCGTTGGCTTTCTGGTTCATCAAATGGGGCTTAAAGGGTTTTTGCTTTCCTTCGTCTCCGTCATTCCTCAAAATATGGTCGTCGTCCCTTTGATTTTGATGATGAGTGTGATCAGTATTTCTTTTTCGTTGAAGTTAATGGCCCATCTGTTTAGACAAAACCGAGTCAACAGGGAGCTTAGCCTGGCCAAATACGTTTCTGTGATGGCTTTGGCCGCTGTTATTCTGGTTGCCGTCGCTCTTTTTCAGACCTATTTCTCTCCCCTGCTCATGAGAGGGCTGCTCTAG
- a CDS encoding class I SAM-dependent methyltransferase: MPSLKQELISRISADPGQMISFRDFMDLCLYHPKDGYYMQSRDKIGKQGDYYTSSSVHPVFAETIAHFVRKICVAWEKRITFCEMGAGTGRFARQFLDALHEIDSEAYHQTRYLIIEKSPYHLRQQQHLLAKHISQVTWAGQPGEKAAGDNMAVKNRVENSLSSFEGILFSNELVDAFPVYVVEKRKGVLYEIGVGYDDRHDRFVEKCRPLANEHILTYLEEFGLQLLEGQRLEVHLDALEWVRKVSAWFKAGLWFTVDYGFCTKELESPVYKRGTLRCFYQHQVDSDPYEQPGQKDITAHVPFDVLSQTAEKMGWGQVGLYPQTEFLLMAGIMDRLEEHRETDPFHPVAKKNRAIHHLISPQGISGALQVLTLAKEVPDKVLNLFQPFSFAKYLKKGY, encoded by the coding sequence ATGCCAAGTTTAAAGCAGGAGCTGATTTCACGGATCAGTGCTGATCCGGGCCAAATGATCAGCTTCCGGGACTTTATGGACCTGTGCTTATACCACCCCAAAGATGGCTATTATATGCAAAGCCGTGACAAAATCGGCAAACAGGGCGATTACTACACTTCCAGCTCTGTTCACCCCGTTTTTGCCGAAACGATTGCCCACTTTGTGCGTAAAATATGTGTCGCCTGGGAAAAAAGGATCACCTTTTGCGAGATGGGGGCTGGAACCGGGCGCTTTGCCCGCCAGTTCCTTGATGCCTTGCATGAAATTGACAGCGAAGCCTATCACCAGACCCGTTATCTCATCATTGAAAAAAGTCCCTATCACCTTAGGCAACAGCAGCACCTCTTAGCGAAGCACATATCCCAGGTGACCTGGGCCGGACAGCCAGGAGAAAAGGCCGCCGGTGATAACATGGCCGTTAAAAACAGAGTGGAAAATTCCCTGTCTTCTTTTGAGGGCATTTTATTTAGCAATGAACTGGTGGATGCTTTCCCGGTCTATGTGGTGGAGAAGAGGAAAGGGGTCTTGTATGAAATTGGCGTGGGCTACGATGATCGGCATGACCGGTTTGTGGAGAAGTGCCGTCCGCTCGCCAATGAACACATTTTAACCTATTTGGAAGAGTTTGGGCTTCAGCTTCTGGAAGGACAACGCCTGGAAGTTCACCTTGATGCCCTGGAGTGGGTCAGAAAGGTTTCTGCCTGGTTTAAAGCCGGACTGTGGTTCACGGTAGATTATGGATTCTGTACGAAAGAGCTAGAGTCTCCTGTATACAAAAGGGGAACGTTACGCTGTTTTTACCAGCATCAAGTGGATAGCGACCCCTATGAACAACCTGGCCAAAAAGATATCACTGCCCATGTTCCGTTTGATGTGTTAAGCCAGACTGCAGAGAAGATGGGCTGGGGACAGGTAGGGCTTTACCCCCAAACAGAATTTTTGTTGATGGCGGGGATCATGGACAGGCTTGAGGAACACAGGGAAACCGATCCTTTTCATCCTGTTGCCAAAAAAAACAGGGCGATACACCACCTTATTTCCCCGCAAGGCATTAGCGGTGCCTTGCAGGTGTTAACGCTGGCCAAGGAGGTGCCGGACAAGGTGCTTAACCTTTTTCAGCCTTTTTCCTTTGCCAAATACCTAAAAAAAGGCTATTGA
- a CDS encoding DUF3866 family protein produces MIGFWGEVREVVFGTDTVQQVLVWLESKQQLIRAIYYRYAGHSLQQGDRVLINTSGIDLKLGTGGYGFVMATAQDWLTEHGSPRSVWRDKDKQHGQRPWPYSGRIMKLRYLPSQIPVQTVECEESKVHPLFCQPFTLGGRYVLVGELHSMLPVLAAMIYRWQPERKIVYIMDDQAALHLGLSDHVRRLKQQLRLTTITCGQAVGGELETVNLYTALEAAVKVVKADDIIVTQGPGVVGTRTIRGFSGMQLVHWVHAVTTCGGIPVVIPRIQWRDKRNRHQGLSEHTRYPLVAHTLARARIPYPVGVSAQYGDQHISDQVLEEQMDQLKAKHDVIPVPVHHFQRELVEALEWYGTVRTMGRSYADDPAFFAAIGAVFHFYRKHIAPDGGQS; encoded by the coding sequence ATGATTGGTTTTTGGGGAGAAGTGCGCGAGGTAGTGTTTGGGACAGATACTGTTCAACAGGTGCTTGTCTGGCTTGAATCCAAGCAGCAACTGATCCGTGCCATTTATTACCGTTATGCTGGCCACAGCTTACAGCAGGGAGATCGGGTTCTGATTAATACGTCTGGTATTGACCTAAAGTTGGGGACAGGAGGATACGGTTTTGTCATGGCCACCGCTCAGGACTGGCTGACTGAACATGGTTCTCCACGGTCTGTATGGCGGGACAAGGATAAGCAACATGGACAGCGTCCCTGGCCGTATAGCGGACGTATTATGAAGCTTCGCTATTTGCCCAGCCAAATACCGGTGCAAACTGTAGAATGTGAAGAGAGTAAGGTTCACCCTTTATTTTGTCAACCGTTTACCCTAGGAGGCAGATATGTACTGGTTGGGGAACTGCATAGCATGTTGCCAGTATTGGCTGCTATGATTTACCGCTGGCAGCCTGAGCGGAAAATCGTCTACATTATGGATGATCAGGCGGCACTGCACCTCGGCTTAAGCGACCATGTCCGCCGTTTGAAACAACAGCTGCGGCTGACAACCATCACCTGTGGCCAAGCCGTGGGCGGAGAATTAGAAACCGTTAATTTATACACCGCCTTAGAAGCGGCCGTAAAGGTCGTGAAGGCGGATGATATCATTGTGACACAGGGGCCAGGAGTTGTCGGGACACGCACCATCCGAGGGTTTAGCGGCATGCAGCTGGTGCATTGGGTTCACGCTGTCACCACTTGCGGAGGCATACCTGTGGTGATTCCCCGTATTCAATGGCGCGACAAGCGCAACCGGCATCAAGGGTTAAGTGAACATACCCGCTATCCTCTTGTAGCGCACACCTTGGCGAGGGCGCGCATTCCCTATCCCGTCGGAGTGAGCGCCCAGTACGGGGACCAACACATCTCGGACCAGGTGCTTGAAGAACAAATGGACCAGCTGAAGGCCAAACATGATGTGATTCCTGTACCTGTCCACCATTTTCAAAGGGAATTGGTTGAGGCACTGGAATGGTATGGCACGGTGAGAACCATGGGGAGGTCATATGCGGATGATCCTGCGTTCTTCGCCGCAATTGGGGCTGTTTTTCATTTTTACCGTAAACACATAGCCCCTGATGGTGGGCAAAGTTAA
- a CDS encoding YhcN/YlaJ family sporulation lipoprotein, translating into MRRCFKALSLTLATTVLITACNPANPPDNRAAPDSPDMRFQETQRQPYTDRDRAFEGQTQRQDRVPTQDRNRILENFDAHEAQETAERLAKLATQIEEVNDATAVVVGPWAVVGIDVDAHDDRARVGSIKYSVAEALKEDPQGAYAVITADPDIMQRLREMNRSIRRGEPVQGIMDELAEIVGRLMPQVPREIEAPETPPEQNEDFENPQEHSDINRLEREMNQQSRR; encoded by the coding sequence ATGAGACGATGCTTCAAAGCTTTAAGCCTCACACTGGCTACCACTGTTCTGATCACAGCTTGTAATCCAGCCAATCCCCCTGACAACCGGGCCGCACCTGATTCTCCTGACATGCGCTTTCAAGAAACCCAGCGCCAGCCTTACACAGACCGTGACCGTGCGTTTGAAGGGCAAACCCAGCGCCAGGACCGGGTCCCTACCCAGGACCGTAACCGGATTCTAGAAAACTTTGATGCCCATGAAGCCCAAGAAACAGCTGAGCGCTTGGCCAAACTGGCCACCCAGATTGAAGAAGTGAATGATGCCACTGCCGTAGTGGTCGGTCCCTGGGCAGTAGTCGGTATCGATGTGGATGCCCACGATGACCGGGCACGAGTGGGGAGTATCAAATACAGTGTAGCTGAAGCCCTCAAAGAAGATCCACAAGGTGCCTATGCGGTCATCACAGCTGATCCCGATATCATGCAGCGATTGAGGGAGATGAACCGCTCTATCCGTCGTGGTGAGCCAGTGCAGGGCATCATGGATGAGCTGGCTGAGATCGTGGGACGTCTCATGCCACAAGTCCCCCGTGAAATCGAGGCCCCCGAAACACCTCCTGAGCAAAATGAAGATTTTGAGAATCCCCAAGAGCACTCGGATATAAACCGCTTGGAGCGGGAAATGAACCAGCAAAGCAGACGCTGA
- a CDS encoding MBL fold metallo-hydrolase, whose translation MKLWMQPLGPLQTNGYVLSNEKGEGIIIDPGMQPQAMLNYIQDLNIVAILLTHAHFDHIGGLEEVRQATRAPVYIHDLEAEWLTDPYKNGSARWPMVTAPIQCRPRDEALQDGQLLHLAGLSLKVLHTPGHSPGSVSFYIEEHKTLIAGDTLFAGSIGRTDLPGGDHETLISAIKHKLLVLPGDTRVYPGHGPDTTIEDEKRYNPFVGGA comes from the coding sequence ATGAAGTTATGGATGCAGCCGTTGGGGCCATTACAAACAAACGGATATGTGCTGTCTAATGAAAAAGGGGAAGGCATCATCATTGATCCGGGTATGCAGCCACAAGCCATGCTGAACTATATTCAAGACCTGAACATTGTCGCCATCTTGCTCACCCACGCCCATTTTGATCATATTGGCGGGTTGGAAGAGGTGCGCCAGGCAACAAGGGCGCCAGTGTACATCCATGATTTAGAGGCTGAGTGGTTGACAGATCCCTATAAAAACGGCTCGGCCCGCTGGCCCATGGTAACCGCTCCCATCCAATGCCGGCCACGGGATGAAGCTTTACAGGATGGACAACTGCTCCATCTGGCAGGATTGTCGCTCAAAGTCCTGCATACTCCGGGCCACTCACCAGGCAGTGTTTCCTTTTACATTGAGGAACACAAAACGCTGATTGCCGGGGATACGCTGTTTGCTGGCTCCATTGGGCGGACAGATCTTCCGGGCGGTGATCATGAGACCCTGATTTCGGCCATTAAACACAAGTTGCTGGTGTTGCCCGGTGACACCCGCGTCTATCCCGGGCATGGTCCGGATACAACCATAGAAGATGAAAAACGGTATAATCCGTTTGTTGGTGGAGCATGA
- a CDS encoding deoxyribonuclease IV has product MKIGCHISIGKGLLKAAEKATELGAASFQVFTKNPRGLRPKKIDEKDAQRGREYCAEHDIEVVCHTPYITNLSTPKPDLQEVTIRSILEDLHIAEAYGSKGAVVHCGKHVGEGEEYGKQRMVETLNLILKQYDGPTKLLLENTAGQGSELGLDIQTLVELREATDYPEKIGFCFDTCHAFAAGIWNQETFTDLVDEMEKTGYLEHLYCIHFNDSKAPYASRKDRHEKIGQGEIGSRALALFLKEARFEHLPVILETPVEDEREYGDEIEYLHQLKSDA; this is encoded by the coding sequence ATGAAAATCGGTTGTCATATCAGCATTGGCAAAGGATTGCTCAAAGCAGCGGAAAAAGCGACGGAACTGGGCGCTGCCTCTTTTCAGGTGTTTACCAAAAACCCCAGGGGGCTGCGTCCCAAAAAAATAGACGAAAAGGATGCCCAGCGCGGTCGGGAATACTGTGCCGAACATGACATTGAAGTGGTTTGTCACACACCGTATATTACCAACTTGTCCACGCCCAAACCCGATTTGCAGGAAGTAACCATCCGTTCCATCCTGGAAGATTTGCACATTGCTGAGGCCTATGGCTCAAAGGGTGCCGTCGTGCACTGTGGCAAACATGTGGGTGAAGGAGAGGAATACGGCAAACAACGCATGGTCGAAACCTTAAATTTGATCTTAAAGCAATATGATGGACCGACTAAATTACTTTTAGAAAACACGGCCGGACAGGGGTCAGAACTGGGGCTGGACATCCAAACCTTGGTGGAATTGCGGGAAGCGACCGATTATCCAGAGAAAATCGGTTTCTGCTTCGACACCTGCCATGCATTTGCCGCGGGAATTTGGAATCAAGAGACCTTCACCGACCTTGTTGATGAGATGGAGAAGACCGGATATCTTGAGCATCTCTATTGTATTCACTTTAATGACAGCAAAGCCCCTTATGCCAGCCGCAAAGACCGCCATGAGAAGATCGGTCAAGGGGAAATCGGCTCTCGGGCACTGGCGCTGTTTCTGAAAGAAGCACGTTTTGAACATTTGCCCGTGATTCTGGAAACCCCCGTTGAGGATGAAAGAGAGTATGGGGACGAGATTGAGTATTTGCATCAGTTAAAATCAGACGCCTGA
- a CDS encoding DUF2626 family protein, with amino-acid sequence MPRMYRVFAFWTAVIAMLAYAGHMEVMALLFFAQTAFFLALSYMNLSERGYIYVFAGYLVLFFVGFTYYTTFFM; translated from the coding sequence ATGCCGCGTATGTATCGCGTCTTTGCTTTCTGGACAGCTGTGATTGCCATGCTGGCTTACGCAGGACATATGGAAGTTATGGCCCTTTTATTTTTTGCCCAAACGGCATTCTTCCTGGCATTAAGTTATATGAACCTGTCTGAACGTGGATACATCTATGTGTTTGCGGGCTATCTTGTTTTATTCTTTGTTGGCTTTACATATTACACCACTTTCTTCATGTAA